A section of the Salmo trutta chromosome 4, fSalTru1.1, whole genome shotgun sequence genome encodes:
- the LOC115192442 gene encoding uncharacterized protein LOC115192442 isoform X1, whose protein sequence is MKFSSAAYRTLEQKKWNAPQLIPLADGVKKIHMYLDEKQKQYYNQLCDEKTSRKWSNLAKVILAQMIIFNRKREGEVSMMSVATFHSRDKSPLNKDVAVALTEVERLLCAHFERIETCGKRGRKVPVILTPVMVESLELLIKERCSCGVSEGNIYLFARPGYDTHFRGNDCIHVYAKQCGAKLPEALSSTKLRKQVATLSRVLNLNDTEQDQFADFLGHDIRIHRKFYRLPEGMLQLAKISKILMACEQGRLAEFKGKTLDQITISPSEISMAENNEAADSCSSENDCDREESSEKSYEENLTGDMSAIRAKQPMTKGKLGQERGSHENDAAATDCVSENDSEREESSEESYEENLTGEMSAIRAKQPMTKRKLGQERGSHGAKGTKRYWSTIEVDAVEDSLMNFIRMGKTPGKQDCEKCIAASPQALVNRDWRAVKFYVHNRIVADQRK, encoded by the exons ATGAAATTCTCTTCTGCTGCATATCGTACACTTGAACAGAAGAAATGGAACGCACCGCAGCTTATTCCATTAGCAGATGGCGTTAAAAAAATACACATGTACTTGGATGAAAAGCAGAAACAATACTACAACCAACTGTGCGATGAGAAAACCTCAAGAAAATGGAGCAATCTAGCAAAAGTGATACTGGCTCAGATGATTATCTTCaacaggaaaagagagggagaggtgtcAATGATGTCTGTGGCAACATTTCACTCCAGGGACAAATCCCCACTTAACAAAGATGTTGCAGTGGCGCTAACAGAGGTTGAGAGACTTCTCTGTGCACATTTTGAACGCATTGAAACTTGTGGGAAGCGTGGCAGGAAGGTGCCTGTAATCCTCACTCCAGTGATGGTGGAATCTTTAGAGTTGCTTATCAAAGAGCGGTGCTCATGTGGAGTGAGCGAAGGAAATATCTACTTATTTGCCAGGCCAGGATATGATACACATTTTCGGGGGAATGACTGCATCCACGTCTATGCCAAACAATGTGGTGCCAAGTTACCTGAAGCATTGTCATCAACTAAACTACGAAAACAGGTTGCCACCCTCTCCAGAGTGTTAAATCTCAATGATACAGAACAGGACCAGTTTGCTGACTTCTTGGGTCACGACATTCGGATTCATCGAAAATTCTACCGTCTTCCAGAAGGAATGCTTCAGTTGGCAAAAATAAGTAAAATACTTATGGCGTGTGAACAGGGCAGATTGGCAGAGTTCAAGGGGAAAACTCTGGATCAAATAACCATCAGTCCCAGTG AAATAAGCATGGCTGAAAACAATGAGGCTGCAGACTCTTGTTCATCAGAGAATGACTGTGATAGAGAGGAGTCGTCTGAAAAATCCTATGAAGAAAATCTGACCG GAGACATGTCAGCGATTCGTGCAAAACAGCCAATGACCAAGGGAAAGCTGGGACAAGAGAGAGGCTCACATG AAAATGATGCTGCAGCCACTGATTGTGTATCAGAGAATgactctgagagagaggagtcgTCTGAAGAATCCTATGAAGAAAATCTGACCG GAGAGATGTCAGCGATTCGTGCAAAACAGCCAATGACCAAGAGAAAGCTGGGACAAGAGAGAGGCTCACACG GTGCCAAAGGAACAAAAAGGTATTGGTCGACAATAGAGGTGGATGCAGTTGAAGATTCCTTGATGAATTTTATCCGAATGGGAAAAACGCCTGGAAAACAAGACTGTGAGAAATGCATTGCTGCTTCTCCCCAAGCGCTAGTAAACAGGGACTGGAGAGCAGTAAAGTTCTATGTACACAACAGAATAGTTGCAGATCAGAGAAAATAA
- the LOC115192442 gene encoding uncharacterized protein LOC115192442 isoform X2, producing the protein MKFSSAAYRTLEQKKWNAPQLIPLADGVKKIHMYLDEKQKQYYNQLCDEKTSRKWSNLAKVILAQMIIFNRKREGEVSMMSVATFHSRDKSPLNKDVAVALTEVERLLCAHFERIETCGKRGRKVPVILTPVMVESLELLIKERCSCGVSEGNIYLFARPGYDTHFRGNDCIHVYAKQCGAKLPEALSSTKLRKQVATLSRVLNLNDTEQDQFADFLGHDIRIHRKFYRLPEGMLQLAKISKILMACEQGRLAEFKGKTLDQITISPSEISMAENNEAADSCSSENDCDREESSEKSYEENLTGEMSAIRAKQPMTKRKLGQERGSHGAKGTKRYWSTIEVDAVEDSLMNFIRMGKTPGKQDCEKCIAASPQALVNRDWRAVKFYVHNRIVADQRK; encoded by the exons ATGAAATTCTCTTCTGCTGCATATCGTACACTTGAACAGAAGAAATGGAACGCACCGCAGCTTATTCCATTAGCAGATGGCGTTAAAAAAATACACATGTACTTGGATGAAAAGCAGAAACAATACTACAACCAACTGTGCGATGAGAAAACCTCAAGAAAATGGAGCAATCTAGCAAAAGTGATACTGGCTCAGATGATTATCTTCaacaggaaaagagagggagaggtgtcAATGATGTCTGTGGCAACATTTCACTCCAGGGACAAATCCCCACTTAACAAAGATGTTGCAGTGGCGCTAACAGAGGTTGAGAGACTTCTCTGTGCACATTTTGAACGCATTGAAACTTGTGGGAAGCGTGGCAGGAAGGTGCCTGTAATCCTCACTCCAGTGATGGTGGAATCTTTAGAGTTGCTTATCAAAGAGCGGTGCTCATGTGGAGTGAGCGAAGGAAATATCTACTTATTTGCCAGGCCAGGATATGATACACATTTTCGGGGGAATGACTGCATCCACGTCTATGCCAAACAATGTGGTGCCAAGTTACCTGAAGCATTGTCATCAACTAAACTACGAAAACAGGTTGCCACCCTCTCCAGAGTGTTAAATCTCAATGATACAGAACAGGACCAGTTTGCTGACTTCTTGGGTCACGACATTCGGATTCATCGAAAATTCTACCGTCTTCCAGAAGGAATGCTTCAGTTGGCAAAAATAAGTAAAATACTTATGGCGTGTGAACAGGGCAGATTGGCAGAGTTCAAGGGGAAAACTCTGGATCAAATAACCATCAGTCCCAGTG AAATAAGCATGGCTGAAAACAATGAGGCTGCAGACTCTTGTTCATCAGAGAATGACTGTGATAGAGAGGAGTCGTCTGAAAAATCCTATGAAGAAAATCTGACCG GAGAGATGTCAGCGATTCGTGCAAAACAGCCAATGACCAAGAGAAAGCTGGGACAAGAGAGAGGCTCACACG GTGCCAAAGGAACAAAAAGGTATTGGTCGACAATAGAGGTGGATGCAGTTGAAGATTCCTTGATGAATTTTATCCGAATGGGAAAAACGCCTGGAAAACAAGACTGTGAGAAATGCATTGCTGCTTCTCCCCAAGCGCTAGTAAACAGGGACTGGAGAGCAGTAAAGTTCTATGTACACAACAGAATAGTTGCAGATCAGAGAAAATAA
- the LOC115192442 gene encoding uncharacterized protein LOC115192442 isoform X3, with translation MCFKEEEEGCRRSHSCKKIENKMEDKSPGTYKVTNAALQRLRRRMETIKKHHSTCEARFEKEIINPEAQMSDNKAASTSGSIVHVLDDAPPLIRTDSVYLTKAMLRYKTDDSITSIDNSEDDYVPRIIRGRQFR, from the exons ATGTGTTttaaggaagaggaggaaggttgCAGACGTTCGCATTCATGCAAGAAG ATCGAAAACAAAATGGAAGATAAGAGTCCAGGAACCTACAAAGTAACCAATGCG GCATTGCAGAGGCTAAGAAGGCGCATGGAAACTATAAAGAAGCATCATTCAACTTGTGAGGCCAGATTTGAAAAGGAAATTATAAATCCCGAAGCTCAG ATGTCAGACAACAAGGCTGCCAGTACTTCTGGGTCGATAGTCCATGTGTTGGATGATGCACCGCCGTTGATCAGAACAGACAGTGTATAC TTGACCAAAGCTATGCTTAGATACAAGACTGATGACTCAATAACCAGCATTGACAACAGTGAAGATGATTATGTCCCCAGGATCATCAGAGGAAGACAATTCCGATGA